The DNA segment cccctttgtcttcactctgcggtccagctcaccccaaaccatctcgattgggttcaggtccggtgactgtggaggccaggtcatctgccgcagcactccatcactctccttcttggtcaaatagcccttacacagcctggaggtgtgtttggggtcattgtcctgttgaaaaataaatgatcgtccaactaaacacaaaccggatgggatggcatgtcgctgcaggatgctgtggtagccatgctggttcagtgtgccttcaattttgaataaatccccaacagtgtcaccagcaaaacacccccacaccatcacacctcctcctccatgcttcacagtgggaaccaggcatgtggaatccatccgttcaccttttctgcgtttcacaaagacacggcggttggaaccaaagatctcaaatttggactcatcagaccaaagcacagatttccactggtctaatgtccattccttgtgtttcttggcccaaacaaatctcttctgcttgttgcttctccttagcagtggtttcctagcagctatttgaccatgaaggcctgattggcgcagtctcctcttaacagttgttctagagatgggtctgctgctagaactctgtgtggcattcatctggtctctgatctgagctgctgttaacttgccatttctgaggctggtgactcggatgaacttatcctcagaagcagaggtgactcttggtcttcctttcctgggtcggtcctcatgtgtgccagtttcgttgtagcgcttgatggtttttgcgacaccacttggggacacatttaaagtttttgcaattttccggactgactgaccttcatttcttaaagtaatgatggccactcgtttttctttagttagctgattggttcttgccataatatgaattttaacagttgtccaatagggctgtcggctgtgtattaacctgacttctgcacaacacaactgatggtcccaaccccattgataaagcaagaaattacactaattaaccctgataaggcacacctgtgaagtggaaaccatttcaggtgactacctcttgaagctcatggagagaatgccaagagtgtgcaaagcagtaatcagagcaaagggtggctattttgaagaaactagaatataaaacatgttttcagttatttcacctttttttgttaagtacataactccacatgtgttcattcatagttttgatgccttcagtgagaatctacaatgtaaatagtcatgaaaataaagaaaacgcattgaatgagaaggtgtgtccaaacttttggcctgtactgtatgtgtgtgtacttgttttGTAGAATTGGGATAAGTGAAAAGGGTGCGGCCACTGTGAAGCTTAGTGTGTCTACCAGCCCTGGTCACTCCTCAATGCCTCCCAGGGAGACCAGCATTGGGATCTTAGCTGCAGCAGTCAAAAGGTGAgaattacattttctttaaattgaGATTTTTAGCTAatttcatttatatatataatgaaTCCTGGTCAAGATGGGCTCAGGCTACAGGAGTTTAAAAGTCctgactggagttttaaaatcTTGAAAACAATGGTGCTTCTCACACCAAGGGCTGGGCAGCATAGACAGAAGTTCATATCTcggtatttacaggctgaccGGCAATGCACGAAATATATCTCGGTATTTTCTAAGAAATGGGCaaatcaaagccacatttgataTGTCACAAGCACcttttccctgtttgaaaatatacagctgcacaacatgtaaatgaaaaattatatataataaatatcaGGGCTGTATGTTATTGcttttgcacacagcactggaaCTACGTAGGTTTAAAGGTTCatagcacaggacacaaaactataacatcAGTATAAAAGTATCATGTAGGCCTAAATGCATTGTAGTTGGAataattaaaaatctttgtgggggggagttaaaaagttgttttccaTCTGTTGGCCTTTCGAATGAATCTAGTGCTGTAAAATTCTgttaatctttttatttattgaggCTATTAGTCTTTTTTATGCACAGAACATCAACAGAGgccgagggagggaaggaggagagaCACTTTGTCCACGTTATATATGTCTTGTATAGgaaatgtctttgttgttgccTGCATCCAGGCGCTGTCTCAATGCTGCACAATCTACTAAGAAGAACCGTGACGCactatgatccacctcacacataACATGCCATAACAAAACTAGCAGCGCAGCACTGGATTGCGTGTGTGCTACTGCTGTAATTTCATTCAACTAACAGACTTTAGCGTAGCACCTGAAACATATAGACCGACGTCACACTGTATACTGATAACAGACAGATCAAACAGCTGCACTTCTACTctcttagtgttgctggagaacttgagagtgagtgagtggagcAAGCTGTGTgaagagatgcacactggtacAGTATGCATTATGTAACCCAACTTGACCTTATATTGATATAAAATGTATGTCTAAAtgtatatcttgcttgaaaatatatagatatattgtacatagttgttatatcacccagccctactcaCACTACAGGATATTACTAAGATTATTGTGGCAGAGGGAGCATGAATGCACCACCTCATGTAATATTATGGGGAAGCAGatgtaaacaaaacagagacagatgTGGTGCAACAACTTGCTGTAAAATTAATGCTTTgcaatgagaaaaacaaaagcagaaggcTTAACAAGTGTGGATATGAAAATGGTTGGGGAGATTTTGTCAGTAAGGGTTGTTTATTCTTCAGTGAGAAATGGAGGTGAGAAATTTTAACACTAGTAGTGTGCTAGCTAACCTAAAGGGCTAGAATGTTTACCATTGCTTGGCAAAATCGTCAGCTGCTCCATACTGACATGGCCATAAACACAATCATCGAGATTGTGAATTCTAATAGATCAATTATGTTTGAAATTATTATGGCGGTCCGATGAGTCAGTCAGCAGTTAGGGAGGTTTAAGACTGGATCTGTAAACCTCTCAGATTATCAGTAAATCTGGGCAAAACACTGGTACCGCTCAAGGTCCTGGACCACATATCTCCTCTAAATGTCAGGAGGGGTAAATCAGGGATAACTCAGCCCAAAACTCCTGTAGTAAGAGCCCAGCTTTAGTCTCTCTGTTCATGCTGTACCAAACGTTTAACTACATTCTACATCTTTACCACTCCTCGAACAGCAAACCCAAATCTAAGACTTTAACTGAGTTGTGTTATTTCCTCAGACTAGAGGAGAACCCTATGCCGAGATTTTTTGGTCATGGTCCTGAATATGGAACATTTGAGCATCTGGCACACAAGGTAAGAAGAACCAACTTTTTGTCTACTACTCATCACAACTAGTAGCATATTAGATCCCTCTCTACTCACATACTCAATTTTTGTCTGCAGTTCGGGCTCCCAATGAAGTTCATAATGTCGAATTTGTGGCTGTTTGCCCCGCTCCTTAGCAGGTAATTACATCCTAGAATTAATTTGCCGTATTGTCTCCCAATTGTATCCACTGAAATAAatcagttgtcatgttttatgttccaGGGTTTTGGAGAGAAAACCAGACACTAATGCTTTTGTAAGGACAACAACAGCAGTCACCATGTTTAATGCCGGAGTTAAGGTACAGTTATTAATTATGAAACAGAGGGTAATTCACAGGGAATTAAACTGCAAGCAATTCACTTTTACTTAGTACAATCCTTAATTCTTTCCCACCATGTAGGTGAATATCATCCCTTCTCTTGCTGAAGCTTATGTAAATCTACGAATCCACTCAGCGCAGTCATTACAAGAGGTAGAGGTTGAAGATTCATCCTCCTTTTTGAGAATTACTTATGTCTACACGTAAATATTCTGAGATGAATAAGATGTTTGCTGTCTCGTCTAGGTCCTGGACCTAATCCAGTCTACAGTGGGGGACCAGCGAGTGAAGATAGAGTTGGTTGAAGGGTTTGACCCTCTGCCTGTTAGCTCTGATGATGAAAAGTCCTTTGGCTACCAAATCATTAAGAAAACAGTGCTGGACATGTTTCCAACTGTTACAGTTGCTCCAGGTAGAATCCAAATATATTTGATTGTATAAAAATGTGGTTATCAAGGTCAAAATATTTCATAACTGTTCTCATGTAATGTTTGAATGTGCAGGCATCTGTATTGGGAACACAGACAGTCGACACTTCAAAGACCTGACGAATGATATTTATCGCTTCGCTCCTGTCTGGTTTAAACCAGGTGATGCTCAGAGGTAAGAATCTAAACTGTCTAACACTAAATTGAAATAGACTTAACAAAACCTGCTGCAGCGAGTATAATAACACACTGTACAGATATGGCAAAGTAAAAGGCAACGTCTTGATCAAAAGAGCTTTTTGCCTTTGGTCATATGCTTACATCATAACTTGTGATGTAACAGCGTGATCTACTCGTACTGTTCAGACTTAAAGGCCTCTTGGACACATATGGTAGAGGAGTTTTATGTATAGAACCAACCTTTTGTACAATTTGGCCCTCAGCTTTGCTAATAAATAGACATTATTCTGCAAGAACCTCACGAGGAACTCGAACAAAGGaaacttattttcttttttgtcgaTAACATAAAggaaaaggttttttttctttttcttagaTTCCATGGCATCAATGAACGGATTTCCAAAAAGAACTACGAGGACCTTGTAGTATTTTACTCCAGTCTGATTCAAAATTGTGACATTCAGAAGCTCCCTGAGCCTCACAGTTCTGCCCATGAACTCTAAGGAATATAAAGTTTGACTAACAAATCATACAAATGCAATTCAATGATATCTGTTATATTTTCAGTCTGAATAATTTCAACAGCAACCAACAAGACCTTGGCTTAATGTATAGTTgctaaatataaaacaaaatgatgtgaTTGCATTTTACAGCCAGAAGGTGCAATTTTACATTATCCTGTAATTGTAGCTTTATAGTAAGCAATGGACTTCTTTCAATCATGTTTGATGACATACAGTACTGACCTGATCATGGGATAACTATGTGGAGTTCCTTTGCATTTGTGACGAAAACATTTGCGGAAGACTGCTGTAATGATTTTTGGATTTAAAATCACGATGGTAAAATTTTATGAAATGACCATTTTGTTGAGCTGCTAAGAATACTGTAGTACTTGAAATTATGATGGTGCATATGACTTTAATGACATGACTGCTTAAACATTTTTTGGCTGAATATAACAAAGAACATGCTTCTTACAGTGGAAATGCTAAGtggtgacattaaaaaaatgtttcttttttatttcctcttcatTCAAGTACAGTGTTTTTAAAGAGTCCTGTACTAGGCTTGGGGGATATTTTTCATACCTTCCTGATATTTCACCAAGGTATACGGCATGTGACAGTTATGACGGTATTAGTGTTCAAACAATCACCAACACTGTtttggttgaaattaacccttaatttGCTAAATTACATGTGAAGACATGCAGTTTTCCTGCGCGGTTTCTCTACAGCTGCAGCTGTTTACAGTCTTAAAGTTATCTCCACCACTTGCAGTCGCCATGtctgtcagctcagctgcctgttccacccGTAGAGACTAACCTCTGGTGGCATGTGATGTGCACTACATGCATTGAGTTTAATAGACACGTACATTTTTGACAGTTTTGAAAATCATATCATCAGGATTTCTAAATATTCTGGTATACTAATACCATGATACCGCCCATGCCTCTTCTGTACTATCACTGACTGACTCATGAATCATGATTTATAAAGGCGATTGAATTTGAttgaatttttttgttgtgtgatatattttatttatttttgcacataTTACACAATACATTGATCAAATCACAATTTCCACCCGGTTTAtatcattttgaaaaataaagggTTTACTCTTACACTTGTGATATCTAATGAGGATGCATATGACTACAGTGTATTACTATTACCATGAGAGTTCGACAGTACCATAAAGTAAGCATAGAAgatagagctttttttttttagcagtgatgaaataaaaataaattatgtgCAACAGCTGTTAGTGATACACTGTCTTTGTTAATAAGTATATTTTACTGCTTATGGATAGTGATATTAATGATGTACACTCATGAAGGCCAGCTACAGCATTTGCAATTTGTTTGGAACACTAAACCCTTGGGGCAGTGTAGGGGGTAGGGTATGCCATTGGCACAAAGGTAAAAAGAGTTTAGGTTAGTAGGGTTGGGTTGTGGACCATTTCCTTTAGTACAGGGGTTTTTAGTGGTGGTGGCTGGGGTCGTAGTGGTGGCGGCAGTGGTGGGGAGGGAGATTGTGGAGGTGGCGTGGTAGTGGTGAGAGGGGTTGTAGTTGTGGTGGTAGTGAGGGGGGTtgtggtagtggtggtggtggtagtagtGAGAGGGGTTGTAAAGGTGGAGGTTGTGGCAGCggtagtggtggtggtagtggtaGAAGCAGTTGTGGTTGCGGCAGTTGTGGTAATGGCTGAAGTTCCAGTGCCAGGCTGGCTTGTTGGCTTTACAGGTGGAGTCTCTGGATTTGGagttgtagtttcagtgttggAAATGAGTCACACATAATAATTTAGTGTTCATGATAATTGCATTGTATTACATAGCTTAACTGATGAGATTTCACACTCTACTTGATACAACTGATAATACAAGCTTATTACAATGAATCCAATCTCAACTGATAAAATGTTCTAACCACTATTTGAAAAGATGAGATGGACACTTCTCACAACCTTTGGGCTTACCTGATATCAGAAGAGTATGCAGATGGCTGATGAATGGGTATTTGCCGTCTTTACAGAACTGTCCATTGAAATCATCCAGGTCcagagaccagacagagacttctccaaagttgttttttttgatgTAGTCCACctgaaagaataataataataataaaaaaagtttgtcATAGCTGAAGTCATAATAACCTGTTCTGAACTCAGTTATtttccagacacacacaaaattcttAATTCCTTGCCTCACTGTCTGCCATGCTTGTTAAAAACGGGGctgggctctactgcagtcCACTTTGGATAATATAGAACACTGTGACTTGTTTATTGACATCCCATCAAATAAGTCTGTGCACTAGGGTGGGGTCAGATGACAGTAATCACAGATCTAGACATCTGAGAAAAGTTAGGTGTGTTGGAATGGACAGGGGATCTGAACGGACACAACAGCTGTTTAACTGGATTTGCTCACAACTATTTTTCTAGACAGTTCCTGAGCAGTAAACAAATAGCTACCTTAGCAGTAAGGCTATCTTTGTCGTCAAATCCGACCCATTGATTTCCTGTGGTGCCATATGAAACTCTCTGGTCATTGATCCAATGGACTGTTTTTCCTTCAAGGTAAAGACAAATCTGAAAGGAGGGGTCAAATGTCAAATTTCAATTAAATTCAACATATTATCCAAAACATGAAACACTGCAAATCAAAATCTGTATGTATGATTAAACCATTGATTTAAATAGATCAGAGCTTCCAGTTTACCTCATAGTAGGACCAGAAGCCTGCCACCCTGGTGTATTGGCCTGCATTGCCAACACCACTTATTGGTGCTCCAACCTCACTGGATTGAGAGGACAGGGTGAAAGTTCGCCCATATGCAGAAATTCCCATTATTAGCTTTTCAGCAGGTACCCCGTGCTTCAGCCAATACTGCATTGCAAAGTCCTGAAATGCAGAAGAATTACAGCATTATGGTTAATTTGAACAACAATGTATTTAGCTACAGTCCCCCTTTTAATTGAGATAAATGGCACTGACAGCTACCACGGGCCACTGACAGTGCCATTTTGAACAGGCAGTTTGTATTACTCATTGTTGCCCGATATCACTGCATTTTCGGTCCTATTCTAGAAAGTTGCATGCATACAAGAACATGATAGTTTAAAGGTATTCATAATTAAATGGCTATAAATAATATTGATAAAAATAATTGGAAAAGTGGTACAGTGAAACAAATATAaacttaatttaaattaaacttGCATTCTGAAATGGACCATATTAACTTCAAAAGTTGACCCTATAATTCACCACACACACTCcttaaaaagtgaaataactgaaattcATGTCAAGTAAAATACTATTACAAAGGTACACCTACTGTAAAACTAAACTAAGTCCTATCTTCACTAATATAATATAACTCACAGTGGTAAGGTATGCGCTGCTTCCTGTGTCTTGGGATCTCTGGTACAAGGGACTGTGATGCACGGTGACCCCCTCCCAGGCACCATGGAGGTTAAATGCCATCACATTAATGAAATCCAGGTCCAAGTATGATCAAGGTCAATAACACGACTAATCCAGCTAATCACTggaacaataataatagtgtaaaattaaaaaaaaacagtgtagcTTACGTGGCAAGCTCAGCGATTTCATAACTGATATTGATGGATCGtcagcagccacagcagcagtgaccaatAATCTGGGACGCCCAGTCAATGTTCCCTCAGCCTCATAAGCAATTCGGAGTTCCTATACAACGTAGAAACATGGGTCAGTCTGACCTGATCAAATATCAAATACATCATAATTATATCCATTGTGTATAATATATTTCTGATTACAAATGTCTCATTGTGGATCTAACCTTGCACAACAGTGTGAATTTCTGTTTGTCCTCTGGAGGGCTCCCTCGTGTCGCAGGAAATTCCCAGTCCAGGTTTATCCCATCAAACCCGTACCTTCTCAGTAGTGTGATGGATGACTGGATGAATTTTTCTCTGTTGGCTGCAGTTGATACCATCGTGCTGAATCTGAACATTCAAGCAAAAATGTGCACTGAAGAAGACGCTACATACGgtgtttaattaaatatttgtcAGTATGTTGTAATTACATATCTCACTTTTGTGTGCCCAAGGTCCAACCACCAACTGCCAGAAGGGTTTTGAGATCTGGATTGCTATTGAGAATAGAAGTTGAGCAGTGATTATTTAACATGTAAATGACAGTTGGCAGGATATTTAAAGTGTAGAGCACTGACCTATCTTTTTG comes from the Epinephelus lanceolatus isolate andai-2023 chromosome 8, ASM4190304v1, whole genome shotgun sequence genome and includes:
- the pm20d1.2 gene encoding N-fatty-acyl-amino acid synthase/hydrolase PM20D1.2; this encodes MTDSGPKFKIIKFLKIIISSFLITVLLLFTIASIRTLSLDVNVGLHLAQWEKTSNISLAIDQHQREELLANFKEAIRIPTVSFSEKESNTTALLHFDRFIRKAFPTVFSSSLVRHELVANYSHLFWVQGSQPDLVPYLLLAHIDVVPATESDGWEAPPFSAEEIDGFIYGRGTIDDKGSLMGILQALEYLLIKGYAPRRGFYIGFGHDEEVGGYKGAMNMVRVLKQRGVQLSFVLDEGLAVLDGVISGLDGPAALIGISEKGAATVKLSVSTSPGHSSMPPRETSIGILAAAVKRLEENPMPRFFGHGPEYGTFEHLAHKFGLPMKFIMSNLWLFAPLLSRVLERKPDTNAFVRTTTAVTMFNAGVKVNIIPSLAEAYVNLRIHSAQSLQEVLDLIQSTVGDQRVKIELVEGFDPLPVSSDDEKSFGYQIIKKTVLDMFPTVTVAPGICIGNTDSRHFKDLTNDIYRFAPVWFKPGDAQRFHGINERISKKNYEDLVVFYSSLIQNCDIQKLPEPHSSAHEL